The Komagataeibacter sp. FNDCR2 nucleotide sequence GATATATCGCAGGCGGCCGCAAAACAAAACAGAAGGGAAACCGCCTTTCACAAGGCGCCGCAAGCCGCATGGCTGTGCACTCACCGGCCGGATCATCCATGCCGCTTCATGCCTGCCGTCCCCTTGACAGGACGCACCGCCACACGACAGGTCAACAGGGTTCGCCCCCATCATCCACCCATCGCGGAAATCATCCATGCCGACACTGTCCTACCACGCCGAATGGCGCCCGCATGCCCCGGCGGAGTTACCATCCTGCCATACCACCTCCTACCCGGCGCGGCTGAAGGATGGCTCCGCGCTGATCCTTCCCCTGCGCCCCCTTCCCGATGGAGACAGGGCGATCGCCCTTCTCATGTCCAACCAGACGGATTTTGCCGTTGAACGTGAAATCATCCGGCTGCTGACGGACACGGCGCGGGAACTGGCCCCGGAAGTGATTGTGGGGGTTCCGACCATGGGGCTGGCTTATGCGCGCCCCGTGGCGGAAAACCTGGGGTTCGACAGCTATGTCGCATTGGGGCATTCACGCAAATTCTGGTACGATGAAGAGCTTTCGGAACCACTGACGTCCTCCACCAGCCCGGACCGGAGCAAGCGGCTATATCTGGACCCCGCACTTGTGGAACGTGTGCGGGGCAAGCGTGTCCTGATCGTGGATGACGTGCTGAACACAGGCCGGACCGCGGCGGTCGCAACCCGGCTCATGCACAAGGTGCAGGCCGAGGTCACCGGCATCATGGCCGTCTTGACGGAAGGCTGGGCCTGGCAGGCCGAGTTGGGCAAAGTCGGACAGGACACGCCCGGCCTGGTTCACGCCCTGGGTCATATTCCCCTGTTTGAACGCGGCGCGGGGGGCTGGTATCCTGTCGCGGGCAGTTGATACG carries:
- a CDS encoding phosphoribosyltransferase is translated as MPTLSYHAEWRPHAPAELPSCHTTSYPARLKDGSALILPLRPLPDGDRAIALLMSNQTDFAVEREIIRLLTDTARELAPEVIVGVPTMGLAYARPVAENLGFDSYVALGHSRKFWYDEELSEPLTSSTSPDRSKRLYLDPALVERVRGKRVLIVDDVLNTGRTAAVATRLMHKVQAEVTGIMAVLTEGWAWQAELGKVGQDTPGLVHALGHIPLFERGAGGWYPVAGS